One Prunus dulcis chromosome 8, ALMONDv2, whole genome shotgun sequence DNA window includes the following coding sequences:
- the LOC117638337 gene encoding histidinol-phosphate aminotransferase, chloroplastic-like: protein MASTIPVQQQVKEGQQRLIGDSFIRPHLKNLSPYQSILSFEILSLTCFKAKGMVYANNPDGSIISDEILLKVLELPILVVLDEAYIEFSGLESRLQWVKKYENLIVLRTFSKRVGMQMVRVGYGAFPLTIIEYLWRAKQPYNVSVAAEVSACAALENPTYLEMVKEALLQERERLYNLVKELPFLNPYPSYSNFILCEVTSGMDAKKLKEDLAKMGVMIRHYNNKELSGYVRISVGKPEHTDVLIDCLKRLS from the exons ATGGCATCCACAATCCCTGTGCAGCAACAAGTCAAAGAGGGTCAACAGCGTTTGATCGGTGACTCATTCATTCGACCCCATTTGAAGAATTTGTCTCCTTATCAGTCGATTTTGTCATTTGAG ATATTATCTCTCACATGTTTTAAGGCAAAGGGAATGGTTTATGCAAATAATCCAGATGGGAG TATAATCAGTGACGAGATTCTCTTGAAAGTCCTTGAGCTTCCTATATTGGTGGTGCTGGATGAGGCATATATTGAGTTTTCAGGTCTCGAATCGAGGTTGCAATGGGtaaaaaagtatgagaatttAATTGTTCTTCGGACATTTAGCAAACGAGTTGgtat GCAAATGGTCCGCGTTGGGTATGGAGCATTTCCATTGACCATCATTGAATATCTTTGGCGAGCAAAGCAACCATATAATGTGTCTGTTGCTGCTGAAGTTTCTGCTTGCGCAGCATTGGAGAACCCCACCTATCTCGAG ATGGTGAAAGAAGCTTTGCTACAAGAAAGGGAGAGGCTTTATAACCTTGTAAAGGAGCTGCCGTTTCTCAACCCATATCCAAGCTATTCCAATTTCATTCTTTGTGAGGTTACATCAGGAATGGATGCTAAGAAGCTGAAG GAGGACCTTGCAAAAATGGGTGTGATGATTCGTCATTACAACAACAAAGAGTTGAGTGGTTATGTTCGCATATCTGTCGGGAAGCCGGAGCACACTGATGTCTTGATTGATTGCCTCAAACGATTGTCTTAG
- the LOC117638198 gene encoding uncharacterized protein LOC117638198, translating to MAQHRQPGMERLGLRGHDVHHSNGGVGGGGPDHVAVGIRTAPHKPGRTRRSGRSDKGPIRISIGAVVLVLALVFVFTLLAFYYLSRNSRELNTYHAEEDDIKNDPDFLTNVTRTETSKVLRFGKGSVVHGRDSRYWDKDDRRRDGDYNEDGSAGVSDEATDNGDVHVRVKNSDKKSLNDDFPKSSSRKGGLYNEAGRNELKIYEAEYEASLKNSRESKDEDLDKQKEVIDVDDEYDDGIDFHETHMDEYEDMGHQNDHFDEEKSHDEDSGESIDLPDVGTNDQNVANKVEKVSTNSFEDDPVQHSRNLDEVNTKPRHVSIHSGQSSKKSRSTSKRKPKRRKYSGSSCEMKFLNSTAQLIEPLESRKFARFSMQYTQAEDKPEGEEHWEPRFAGHQTLQERENSFLANDQKIKCGFVKGPKESPSTGFDLAEDDTNYISRCHIAVISCIFGNSDRLRMPYGKTVSRLSRKYVCFVMFVDEVTLQTISSEGQIPDRMGFIGLWKIVVVKNLPYTDMRRVGKIPKLLPHRLFPSARYSIWLDSKLRLQLDPLLILEYFLWRKGYEYAISNHYDRHCVWEEVAQNKRLNKYNHTIIDQQFAFYQADGLTRFNALDPNKLLPSNVPEGSFIVRAHTPMSNLFSCLWFNEVERFTPRDQLSFAYTYQKLRRMNPGKPFQLNMFKDCERRAIAKLFRHRSDEKQNIRQKATE from the exons ATGGCTCAGCACAGGCAGCCAGGGATGGAGAGGTTGGGGTTACGTGGCCACGATGTCCACCATTCAAACGGCGGAGTAGGAGGTGGAGGACCAGATCACGTCGCTGTCGGGATCCGCACCGCCCCGCACAAACCGGGTCGGACCCGCCGATCGGGTCGATCCGACAAGGGCCCAATTAGAATCTCTATTGGAGCCGTCGTCCTCGTTCTCGCGCTAGTCTTCGTTTTTACTCTTCTGGCCTTCTATTACCTCTCCCGAAACAGCAGag AACTAAATACTTATCATGCTGAGGAAGATGACATAAAGAATGATCCTGACTTTCTCACAAATGTGACACGCACGGAGACTTCTAAAGTCCTTAGGTTTGGGAAGGGTTCGGTAGTTCATGGTCGAGATTCTAGGTATTGGGATAAAGATGATAGGAGAAGGGATGGAGATTATAATGAGGATGGTAGTGCAGGTGTTAGTGATGAAGCCACTGATAACGGTGATGTTCATGTGAGAGTTAAAAACAGTGACAAGAAGTCCTTGAATGATGACTTTCCTAAAAGTTCCAGTAGGAAAGGTGGATTGTACAATGAAGCTGGGCGCAATGAGTTGAAAATTTATGAAGCTGAGTATGAGGCCTCTCTAAAGAATAGTCGAGAATCTAAGGATGAAGATTTGGATAAGCAAAAGGAGGTAATTGATGTTGATGACGAGTATGATGATGGGATTGATTTTCATGAAACTCACATGGATGAATATGAAGATATGGGACATCAGAATGAccattttgatgaagaaaaatcacatgatgaagatagtggaGAGTCCATTGATCTTCCTGATGTTGGAACTAATGATCAAAATGTTGCCAACAAGGTTGAGAAAGTCTCCACCAATTCATTTGAAGATGATCCTGTTCAGCACTCTCGAAATCTTGATGAAGTTAACACAAAGCCCAGGCATGTCAGTATACATTCTGGTCAATCTTCAAAAAAGTCACGATCAACTTCAAAAAGGAAACCTAAGCGCCGGAAATATTCTG GTTCCTCTTGTGAGATGAAGTTTTTAAACTCTACTGCACAGCTTATAGAGCCTTTAGAAAGTCGAAAGTTTGCAAGGTTCAGCATGCAGTATACTCAAGCAGAGGACAAGCCTGAAGGAGAAGAGCATTGGGAACCTAGATTTGCAGGGCATCAGACTCTGCAAGAACGGGAAAATTCCTTTTTGGCAAATGATCAAAAAATAAAGTGTGGCTTTGTTAAGGGTCCTAAAGAATCCCCAAGCACTGGATTTGACTTGGCAGAAGATGACACAAATTACATCAGCAGATGCCATATTGCTGTTATCTCTTGCATCTTTGGAAATTCAGATCGCTTGAGGATGCCTTATGGTAAAACG GTGTCTCGTTTGTCAAGGAAGTACGTTTGCTTTGTTATGTTTGTCGATGAAGTTACTTTGCAAACCATTTCTTCAGAAGGGCAAATTCCAGATCGGATGGGTTTTATTGGTTTATGGAAGATTGTGGTGGTGAAGAACCTACCATATACTGATATGCGGAGAGTGGGAAAAATACCAAAACTTTTGCCTCATCGGCTTTTTCCTTCTGCAAG GTATTCAATCTGGTTGGACAGCAAATTGCGCCTCCAACTTGATCCCTTGCTCATTTTGGAATACTTCTTGTGGCGAAAAGGTTATGAGTATGCAATTTCGAATCACTACGACCGACACTGTGTATGGGAAGAGGTTGCACAGAATAAGAGATTGAATAAGTATAACCATACCATCATAGATCAACAATTTGCATTCTACCAGGCTGATGGCCTGACAAGATTCAACGCCTTGGATCCCAACAAGCTTCTTCCCAGCA ATGTACCAGAAGGATCTTTTATTGTCCGGGCACACACTCCTATGTCAAATTTGTTTTCGTGTCTATGGTTCAATGAGGTTGAGCGGTTTACTCCTCGTGATCAGCTAAGTTTTGCATATACATACCAGAAGTTAAGAAGGATGAATCCTGGAAAACCTTTTCAGCTTAATATGTTCAAG GATTGTGAGAGGAGAGCCATAGCTAAGTTGTTTCGCCACAGGTCAGACGAGAAGCAGAATATTCGGCAAAAGGCAACAGAGTGA